A region from the uncultured Sunxiuqinia sp. genome encodes:
- the xylE gene encoding D-xylose transporter XylE, which produces MKQNNFFIIAITFVATLGGLLFGYDTAVISGAEKSVQAFLIDSQGLSTLVHGLTISSALIGCIIGGGISGIFASKIGRKRSLMIAALLFFLSALGSGYPEFLFFEKGKATMALLYMFNFYRIIGGIGVGMASAIVPMYIGEISPAEIRGRLVSLNQFTIIFGMLVVYFVNWGISNGQTVEWVNTIGWRRMFLSESIPAGLFGILLFFVPETPRYLVLKQKDNEALSILEKINGPSRAKEILNDIKSTLEHHSGKIFSYGKMVIVIGVLLSVFQQFVGINVALYYAPRIFESMGAGKDASMLQTVVMGLINVIFTVVAILTVDKWGRKPLMMVGSIGMAIGMFAIAGLAFFEIIGISTLVFIIVYTASFMMSWGPICWVLISEIFPNKIRGRAVAVAVVAQWTANYFISSTYPSMMEFSGAVTYGFYGVMSVFSFFFVWKMVPETKGKTLEEMEHIWKK; this is translated from the coding sequence ATGAAACAAAACAATTTCTTTATCATTGCTATTACTTTTGTAGCAACGCTTGGTGGTTTATTGTTTGGTTACGACACCGCAGTAATTTCTGGTGCAGAAAAATCGGTGCAGGCTTTTTTGATAGACAGCCAGGGGCTCAGTACGCTGGTTCACGGATTAACAATTTCCAGCGCTTTGATTGGATGTATTATCGGTGGTGGTATTTCCGGTATTTTTGCGTCAAAAATAGGAAGAAAGAGATCCTTGATGATTGCTGCTCTTTTGTTTTTCTTATCAGCTTTGGGGTCTGGATATCCGGAATTCTTGTTTTTTGAAAAGGGAAAAGCAACCATGGCGCTTTTATATATGTTTAATTTTTACCGGATTATTGGAGGTATTGGCGTCGGAATGGCTTCGGCAATTGTTCCAATGTATATTGGAGAGATTTCGCCTGCCGAAATTAGAGGACGTCTGGTTTCGCTTAACCAATTTACAATCATCTTCGGAATGCTTGTCGTTTATTTTGTAAACTGGGGAATATCAAACGGTCAAACAGTAGAATGGGTGAATACAATCGGATGGAGACGTATGTTTCTGTCTGAGTCAATCCCTGCCGGTCTGTTTGGAATCTTGCTTTTCTTTGTTCCTGAAACACCGAGGTATCTGGTGTTAAAACAAAAAGATAATGAGGCATTAAGTATTCTTGAAAAAATTAATGGTCCCAGCCGAGCGAAAGAAATCCTGAATGATATTAAAAGTACGTTAGAGCACCACTCAGGAAAAATCTTCTCGTATGGGAAAATGGTTATCGTAATAGGAGTTTTACTTTCTGTTTTTCAGCAGTTTGTTGGTATCAATGTGGCACTTTACTACGCACCCCGGATTTTTGAAAGCATGGGCGCCGGAAAAGATGCTTCTATGTTGCAGACAGTCGTGATGGGCTTGATCAACGTAATTTTCACAGTAGTCGCAATTCTCACCGTCGACAAATGGGGACGAAAACCTCTAATGATGGTTGGTTCAATTGGAATGGCCATTGGCATGTTTGCTATTGCAGGCTTGGCGTTCTTTGAAATTATTGGGATCAGTACCTTAGTATTCATCATTGTTTACACGGCTTCGTTTATGATGTCGTGGGGTCCTATCTGCTGGGTTTTGATTTCTGAGATTTTTCCGAATAAGATTCGTGGGCGTGCGGTTGCTGTAGCTGTTGTAGCACAATGGACTGCCAACTATTTCATTTCATCAACTTATCCATCAATGATGGAATTTAGTGGCGCTGTAACTTACGGGTTTTACGGTGTTATGAGCGTATTTTCTTTCTTTTTTGTTTGGAAAATGGTTCCCGAAACAAAAGGAAAGACCTTAGAAGAAATGGAACACATTTGGAAAAAGTAG
- a CDS encoding GntR family transcriptional regulator, giving the protein MSKFHFQIDQSSNQLKFQQLIDAVTEAISKNLLQAGDILPSVNQLCKESSLSRDTVFKSYAELKNRGIIESVPHKGYFVAKATTKVFLFLDTFKAYKEVLYGSFLDNLPENITVDLHFHHYNINVFETIIKESIGKYTKYIIMNFDHERVPDIIKEIPGNKLLIIDWNVHVSKLNSCIYQGFGQALYESFEKDIELIKKYKRFIYLYPEFTYHPKESIRYFESFCKNYNISFLTMRKSKELDVNAGDLYLMVSDRMLARFLDQCDQKQYTLGKEAGVISYNETPMKKYVKDGVTVISTDFELMGRKAAEFVSTGDHVNLCIPTKLMVRSSL; this is encoded by the coding sequence ATGAGCAAGTTTCATTTCCAGATTGACCAGAGCTCAAACCAACTAAAATTTCAACAATTAATTGACGCTGTGACAGAGGCCATTAGTAAAAATTTGCTACAGGCCGGTGACATTTTGCCATCGGTCAATCAGTTGTGTAAAGAAAGTTCTTTATCGCGCGACACGGTTTTTAAATCATATGCTGAACTAAAAAATAGGGGCATTATCGAATCGGTGCCACATAAAGGCTACTTTGTAGCCAAGGCTACCACCAAAGTGTTTCTCTTCCTGGATACCTTTAAGGCATACAAAGAAGTTTTATACGGTTCGTTTTTAGACAATCTTCCCGAAAACATTACAGTCGATCTTCACTTTCATCACTACAATATCAATGTATTTGAAACGATTATTAAAGAAAGTATCGGAAAATACACCAAGTATATTATCATGAATTTTGATCATGAGCGAGTACCGGATATCATCAAAGAAATTCCTGGTAATAAGCTACTGATCATCGACTGGAATGTGCACGTTTCAAAGCTGAACTCGTGCATTTATCAGGGGTTTGGGCAAGCTTTGTACGAATCTTTTGAAAAGGATATTGAACTCATAAAAAAATATAAACGTTTCATTTATTTGTATCCGGAATTCACTTACCACCCGAAAGAATCGATCAGATATTTTGAGTCGTTTTGTAAGAATTACAATATATCATTCCTGACAATGAGAAAATCGAAAGAATTGGATGTGAATGCCGGAGATCTTTACCTAATGGTCAGCGACCGGATGTTGGCTCGTTTTCTCGATCAATGCGACCAAAAACAGTACACACTTGGAAAAGAAGCAGGCGTAATCTCGTACAACGAAACTCCAATGAAAAAATATGTAAAAGATGGAGTAACCGTAATATCGACCGATTTTGAATTGATGGGCCGGAAAGCTGCCGAATTTGTTTCGACTGGCGATCATGTGAATTTATGCATCCCTACCAAGTTAATGGTGCGTAGCTCTCTGTAG
- a CDS encoding helix-turn-helix domain-containing protein translates to MDENKLKKYSNAEQCPVRNVVDRIGDKWSLLVLLLLEEGEVMRFMEIQKTIETISQKMLTVTLKALEADGLVERTVYPQIPPKVEYKLTERGKSLLPHLHGLLTWAVENMNNIRESRKQFAS, encoded by the coding sequence ATGGACGAAAATAAATTGAAAAAATATAGTAATGCGGAGCAATGCCCTGTTCGGAATGTTGTTGATCGAATTGGAGACAAGTGGTCGTTGCTGGTTTTGCTGCTATTAGAAGAAGGCGAAGTGATGCGTTTTATGGAAATTCAGAAAACCATTGAAACGATTTCGCAAAAGATGTTAACCGTAACGCTTAAAGCACTTGAGGCTGACGGGTTGGTTGAGCGTACCGTTTACCCGCAAATACCGCCAAAGGTTGAATATAAATTGACTGAACGAGGAAAAAGTTTGCTGCCGCATCTGCATGGTCTCTTAACATGGGCTGTGGAGAATATGAACAACATTAGGGAATCGAGAAAGCAGTTTGCCTCCTGA
- a CDS encoding SDR family oxidoreductase codes for MKIGITGATGQLGQIVVEKLKGKVNSDEIVALVRTPEKAAELGVEVREFDYSKPETLVDPLGGIDHLLLISSSEIGKRAEQHTNVIEAAKAAGVKWIVYTSLLHADTSSLNLAAEHLATEDALKASGIAYSILRNGWYSENYTGSIAGALAGGAFVGSAGDGKISSATRADFAEAATVVLTGKGHEGNVYELAGDEAYTLTDLAAEISRQTGKDIPYKNLPEGEYAEVLKSFGLPEFFATAIASWDTGASKGDLFDDGKQLSKLLGRPTTSLADAVAQAL; via the coding sequence ATGAAAATAGGAATTACAGGAGCAACAGGCCAGTTAGGCCAAATTGTGGTTGAAAAACTAAAAGGGAAAGTAAATAGTGATGAAATTGTAGCTTTGGTTCGTACGCCTGAAAAGGCCGCTGAGCTTGGTGTCGAAGTTCGCGAATTCGATTACTCGAAGCCGGAAACACTGGTCGATCCTTTGGGGGGAATTGATCACTTATTACTGATTTCAAGTAGTGAAATTGGTAAACGCGCCGAGCAGCATACCAACGTTATTGAAGCAGCAAAGGCGGCAGGCGTGAAATGGATTGTTTACACCAGTTTACTGCACGCTGATACGTCATCGTTGAATTTGGCAGCCGAACACTTGGCGACCGAGGATGCACTGAAGGCTTCCGGAATAGCCTATAGCATTTTGCGTAATGGTTGGTATTCGGAGAATTACACCGGGTCGATTGCGGGGGCATTGGCTGGTGGTGCATTTGTAGGTAGTGCCGGTGATGGTAAAATATCGTCAGCAACACGTGCGGATTTTGCCGAGGCTGCCACTGTGGTTTTAACCGGAAAAGGACACGAAGGAAACGTATATGAGCTGGCCGGTGATGAAGCGTATACTTTGACTGATCTGGCGGCTGAGATTTCGCGTCAGACCGGAAAAGATATTCCTTACAAAAATCTACCGGAAGGAGAATATGCCGAAGTGTTGAAAAGTTTTGGCTTGCCCGAATTTTTCGCAACTGCAATTGCCAGCTGGGATACAGGTGCTTCGAAAGGCGATTTATTTGATGATGGCAAACAGCTTTCTAAATTGCTTGGTCGGCCAACAACTTCGTTAGCCGATGCCGTTGCTCAGGCATTATAA
- a CDS encoding proline dehydrogenase family protein: MFNKVISHLLPYMPEKLVWLFSKRYIAGETITEAIEAARKLNEQQIEVTIDLLGEFISSLEQAEDNKNEYLQIIERFTSENIQGNFSLKPTMFGLLIDQEVCYRHLSEIIGKAAERNSFVRIDMEDSQCVDAELSLFKKLKKEFSGHVGLVVQAYLRRTLDDLTDFSKFPSNGHPLNFRLCKGIYVEPAQVAFKEYQEVRTHFLDDLEFMFQNKMFAGIATHDKFLVDESLKLIEKYQVSKSMYEFQMLYGVTPELRNSIVDAGHRMRVYVPFGKQWFNYSTRRLKENPKIASHIIKALFFRG, translated from the coding sequence ATGTTTAATAAAGTAATTTCACACCTGCTTCCTTACATGCCCGAAAAGCTGGTCTGGCTTTTTAGTAAACGCTACATTGCCGGCGAAACGATAACCGAAGCCATTGAAGCGGCACGCAAACTCAACGAACAACAGATTGAGGTCACTATTGATTTGCTTGGCGAATTTATAAGCAGTTTGGAGCAAGCGGAAGACAATAAAAATGAATACTTACAAATTATTGAACGATTCACGAGTGAAAATATTCAAGGTAATTTTTCCTTAAAACCTACCATGTTTGGTTTACTGATTGATCAGGAAGTTTGTTACCGTCATTTGAGTGAGATTATCGGTAAAGCGGCTGAAAGGAATAGTTTCGTCCGCATTGACATGGAAGATTCGCAGTGTGTTGATGCGGAACTAAGCTTATTTAAAAAGCTTAAAAAAGAATTCAGTGGTCATGTTGGTCTGGTTGTGCAGGCCTATTTAAGACGAACTCTCGATGATTTGACTGATTTTAGTAAGTTCCCTTCAAATGGACACCCGCTGAATTTTCGCCTGTGTAAAGGAATTTATGTGGAGCCCGCCCAGGTCGCTTTTAAGGAATATCAGGAAGTAAGAACTCACTTTTTAGATGATCTGGAGTTTATGTTTCAGAATAAGATGTTTGCAGGAATTGCTACGCATGACAAATTCCTTGTTGACGAATCATTAAAACTGATTGAAAAATACCAGGTCTCCAAATCGATGTATGAATTCCAGATGTTGTACGGCGTTACACCTGAGTTGCGAAATTCAATTGTTGATGCCGGTCATCGGATGCGTGTTTATGTACCTTTTGGAAAACAATGGTTTAACTATTCAACCCGCCGTTTAAAGGAAAATCCGAAAATTGCCAGCCACATTATAAAAGCACTTTTTTTTAGGGGTTAA
- a CDS encoding Nif11-like leader peptide family natural product precursor has product MSKEIVFDLLDKGAEDRQFRIKYDNAFTMEKFVELAKEDGFEFTVDDLKAALRENGDSFDSYGNPPKKGIWV; this is encoded by the coding sequence ATGTCGAAGGAAATAGTTTTTGATTTATTGGACAAAGGCGCCGAGGATAGGCAATTTCGTATTAAGTATGACAACGCGTTTACAATGGAGAAATTTGTAGAACTGGCCAAAGAAGATGGCTTCGAATTTACAGTAGATGACTTAAAGGCGGCTTTGCGCGAAAACGGAGATTCGTTTGATTCATACGGCAATCCACCTAAAAAGGGAATCTGGGTCTAA
- the xylA gene encoding xylose isomerase, giving the protein MTFFKGNKEYFSGIDKIKFEGQDSKNPLAFKWYDENRVVGGKTMKEYLRFAVAYWHTFCGDGGDPFGPGTHVFPWDGASDKLDAAKERMDAAFEFITKIGAPFYCFHDTDVVGDGTVFEIEQRLAKMVDEAKARQEATGVKLLWGTANVFSNPRYMNGASTNPDFNVLANASVQVKNAIDATIALGGTGYVFWGGREGYMSLLNTNTKKELDHMGQFLRLARDYGRKQGFKGTFLIEPKPMEPTKHQYDYDTQTILGFLEKNGLADDFKMNIEVNHATLAGHSFAHELRMASDADMLGSIDANKGDYQNGWDTDEFPTNIYETTEAMLEIISAGGFTHGGINFDAKTRRNSTDLEDIFIAHISGMDTFARGLVVADDILKNSNYLELRKARYASYSSGKGAEFEAGKLSMEDLYAASKEIGEPKQISGKQEMFEQLINSYI; this is encoded by the coding sequence ATGACATTTTTCAAAGGCAACAAAGAGTACTTTTCAGGCATTGATAAAATCAAGTTTGAAGGACAGGATTCAAAAAATCCACTGGCATTTAAATGGTATGATGAAAACCGAGTTGTTGGCGGTAAAACCATGAAGGAGTATTTACGTTTTGCGGTTGCCTACTGGCACACCTTCTGCGGTGATGGTGGCGATCCTTTTGGTCCCGGCACACATGTTTTTCCGTGGGATGGCGCTTCAGACAAACTTGATGCTGCAAAAGAGCGCATGGACGCCGCATTTGAATTCATTACAAAAATAGGTGCTCCGTTCTATTGTTTCCACGACACTGACGTTGTTGGTGACGGAACAGTATTTGAAATTGAGCAACGATTGGCAAAAATGGTGGATGAAGCCAAAGCCCGTCAGGAAGCTACCGGTGTAAAATTACTTTGGGGAACTGCTAACGTGTTTTCTAACCCCCGGTATATGAATGGTGCTTCAACCAACCCTGATTTCAACGTATTGGCAAATGCATCGGTACAGGTTAAAAATGCCATTGATGCAACAATCGCTTTGGGTGGAACAGGTTATGTATTTTGGGGAGGACGCGAAGGTTACATGAGCCTGCTGAATACCAATACGAAAAAAGAACTGGACCACATGGGGCAATTCCTGCGTTTGGCACGCGACTATGGCCGCAAGCAAGGATTTAAAGGCACTTTCCTGATTGAGCCAAAACCGATGGAGCCTACCAAACACCAGTATGATTACGACACACAAACAATTTTAGGCTTTTTGGAAAAGAATGGATTGGCCGACGATTTCAAAATGAATATCGAAGTAAATCACGCTACCTTGGCCGGACATTCGTTTGCCCACGAATTGCGTATGGCTTCTGATGCCGACATGCTGGGATCGATTGACGCCAACAAAGGTGACTATCAAAACGGATGGGATACTGACGAATTCCCAACTAATATTTATGAAACAACTGAAGCGATGCTGGAGATTATCAGCGCCGGAGGGTTCACGCATGGCGGAATTAACTTCGATGCTAAAACACGTCGTAATTCAACTGATTTGGAGGATATTTTCATCGCCCATATTTCAGGGATGGATACTTTTGCCCGGGGGCTGGTTGTTGCTGATGATATTCTGAAAAACTCAAATTATCTGGAACTTAGAAAAGCGCGTTATGCTTCTTATAGTTCAGGAAAAGGTGCCGAATTTGAAGCCGGTAAATTATCAATGGAGGACTTGTACGCTGCTTCTAAAGAAATTGGCGAACCTAAACAAATCAGCGGTAAGCAAGAGATGTTTGAACAACTCATTAACAGCTACATCTAA
- a CDS encoding glycosyltransferase, translating to MSFASRYLQRNISYPPFIIDRPSSSLGMVVVIPCYNEPTVVETIESLAACERTLQDVEVLVVVNQSEKSPQTVEVQNKQTVLELKQWKTENSTAFFNLHVLVPEPFRKKHAGAGLARKTGMDEAIRRFGTLEKPNGLIISLDADTLVEPNYLVEIENHFANTKNEIGTTIKFKHRVDELIDPLHIKGMQLYEDYLHYYKKAMAFTGFPHAIYTIGSAFTVCADAYVKQGGMNRRQAGEDFYFLHKLTAMGSISELNTTCVFPSARLSNRVPFGTGPSIQKWMDGDKSLCKTYAFQAFLDLKQLFDLVPELYESELESSTLPASVQQFLTKDRFSDDLSEIRRNSGSPQAFQKRFFQYFNAFKILKYLNAVHPTFYDFQKLKEAYTELKGH from the coding sequence ATGAGTTTTGCCAGCCGATACCTTCAACGCAATATAAGTTACCCGCCTTTTATTATAGATCGACCTTCTTCGAGTCTAGGAATGGTTGTCGTAATTCCATGCTATAACGAGCCGACGGTTGTAGAAACAATAGAATCATTAGCGGCTTGCGAAAGGACATTGCAAGATGTTGAGGTGTTGGTTGTGGTTAATCAATCAGAGAAAAGCCCCCAAACGGTGGAGGTGCAAAACAAGCAAACGGTCCTGGAATTGAAACAGTGGAAGACTGAAAACTCCACGGCATTTTTCAATCTACATGTGTTGGTGCCGGAGCCATTTCGAAAGAAACATGCCGGAGCTGGCTTAGCACGAAAAACCGGAATGGATGAAGCTATTCGCCGTTTTGGAACCCTTGAAAAACCGAATGGTTTGATTATCTCATTGGACGCAGATACTTTGGTAGAACCTAACTATTTAGTTGAAATTGAAAATCACTTCGCAAACACAAAAAACGAAATTGGCACAACCATTAAATTCAAGCATCGGGTAGACGAGTTGATCGATCCACTGCACATTAAAGGCATGCAATTGTACGAAGATTACCTGCACTATTATAAAAAGGCCATGGCTTTCACCGGTTTTCCGCATGCCATTTATACAATTGGTTCGGCCTTTACCGTTTGTGCTGATGCCTATGTAAAACAGGGCGGAATGAACAGAAGACAAGCTGGCGAAGATTTCTATTTTTTGCACAAGCTTACCGCAATGGGGTCAATTTCAGAGTTAAATACGACCTGCGTTTTTCCATCGGCACGGCTATCGAATCGAGTGCCTTTTGGTACCGGACCCAGTATCCAAAAGTGGATGGATGGAGACAAGAGTCTCTGCAAGACTTATGCCTTTCAAGCCTTTCTCGATCTGAAACAGCTATTTGACTTGGTACCTGAATTGTACGAGTCTGAACTCGAATCATCCACACTTCCGGCATCTGTTCAACAGTTTTTGACCAAGGATCGTTTTTCGGATGACTTATCTGAAATTCGCCGGAACAGCGGCTCTCCGCAAGCATTCCAAAAGCGATTCTTTCAATATTTCAATGCCTTTAAAATCTTGAAATATCTGAATGCTGTTCATCCAACATTTTATGATTTTCAGAAGTTAAAAGAAGCTTATACTGAATTGAAAGGACATTAG
- a CDS encoding FGGY family carbohydrate kinase, which translates to MYLLGFDIGSSSVKVSLIAGKSGECVSSSFYPKQEMKITARQTGWAEQEPEQWWGNLKLALQEVLSESKVDPKDIDSIGISYQMHGLVMVDKDQQVIRPSIIWCDSRAAAIGNQALKEIGEEKCLTSLLNSPGNFTASKLKWIKDNEPEQYSRIHKIMLPGDYIAMKLSGEIKTTVSGLSEGIFWDFQQNEVSKLVMEYYGFDASFVPEIVPTFSVQSEVSEFAANELGLEKGTKISYRAGDQPNNALSLNVLNPGEIATTAGTSGVVYGVSEEVAYDPKSRVNTFAHVNYSAKSNRLGVLLCINGTGILNSWLNKNVGDSGISYEKMNDMASEIAIGSDGLSILPFGNGAERVLENKNPGATLAGINFNIHSQAHLFRAAQEGIVFSFKYGMEVMETIGIKAKVIRAGKANMFLSPIFRETLAGVTGATIELYNTDGSVGAARGAGIGSGYYSSSQEAFSNLTKLETIKPDPQRVVAYHAAYESWKKELEKAIK; encoded by the coding sequence ATGTATTTACTTGGATTTGATATCGGCAGTTCATCTGTCAAAGTCTCACTAATTGCAGGCAAATCAGGAGAATGTGTTTCTTCGTCATTTTACCCTAAACAAGAAATGAAAATTACTGCTAGGCAAACCGGTTGGGCAGAACAAGAGCCTGAACAATGGTGGGGAAATTTGAAACTAGCGCTTCAGGAAGTACTTTCAGAGTCAAAAGTTGACCCAAAAGATATCGATTCAATTGGTATTTCGTACCAAATGCACGGTTTAGTTATGGTTGATAAAGATCAGCAAGTGATTCGCCCATCAATTATTTGGTGCGATAGCCGTGCTGCCGCTATTGGCAACCAAGCTTTAAAAGAAATAGGCGAAGAAAAATGCCTGACCAGCCTACTAAATTCTCCGGGCAACTTCACCGCATCAAAACTGAAGTGGATCAAAGACAATGAGCCTGAACAATACAGCCGCATTCATAAAATTATGCTTCCGGGTGATTATATCGCCATGAAACTGAGTGGCGAAATTAAAACAACTGTGAGTGGTCTGTCAGAAGGCATTTTTTGGGACTTCCAGCAAAATGAAGTTTCGAAGCTGGTGATGGAATATTACGGATTTGACGCTTCGTTCGTTCCGGAGATAGTTCCCACATTCTCAGTTCAAAGTGAGGTGAGTGAATTTGCCGCCAACGAGCTTGGTTTGGAAAAAGGAACAAAAATAAGCTATCGTGCAGGAGATCAGCCCAATAACGCCTTGTCGCTTAACGTGCTAAATCCAGGAGAGATTGCCACAACTGCAGGAACATCGGGAGTTGTTTATGGTGTTAGCGAAGAAGTGGCCTACGACCCAAAATCGCGGGTAAATACCTTTGCTCACGTGAACTACTCTGCAAAATCGAACCGATTGGGAGTGTTGCTTTGCATTAACGGAACCGGAATTCTAAATTCCTGGTTGAATAAAAATGTTGGAGACAGTGGCATTTCATACGAAAAGATGAACGATATGGCATCCGAAATCGCAATTGGATCTGACGGATTGAGCATTTTGCCATTTGGAAATGGAGCAGAACGTGTACTGGAAAATAAAAATCCGGGAGCCACTTTGGCTGGAATTAATTTCAATATTCATAGTCAGGCTCATCTTTTCCGTGCCGCGCAAGAAGGCATTGTCTTCTCTTTTAAATATGGCATGGAAGTGATGGAAACCATCGGCATTAAAGCGAAAGTAATTCGTGCGGGAAAAGCAAATATGTTTTTGAGCCCAATCTTCAGAGAAACACTCGCCGGAGTTACCGGAGCTACCATAGAATTGTACAATACCGATGGTTCGGTTGGTGCCGCACGTGGTGCCGGAATTGGATCAGGCTATTATTCATCCTCACAAGAAGCTTTTTCCAACTTAACGAAATTAGAGACAATAAAACCAGATCCGCAGCGTGTAGTAGCTTATCATGCAGCTTACGAAAGCTGGAAAAAAGAACTCGAGAAAGCAATCAAATAA
- a CDS encoding OmpH family outer membrane protein, producing MKNTSLIVNVVLAVALIGIYVIHFSGKTSNEGMAGNSISPSSSSDLKIAYVKVDSLIVNYDLAQKLHEEFTKNQEAYTKEYAEKRSSFEKRAAEFQEKVQRGGFLTQDRAVQERDRLMSEEQEILTLDQELSAKLQEMQAANNQQLIDSLMSYLEKFNADKKYSYIFNAGEILIGDEAHNITKEVLTAMNAIYNEKK from the coding sequence ATGAAAAATACTTCATTGATCGTAAACGTGGTATTAGCCGTTGCCTTAATCGGAATCTATGTGATTCATTTTAGTGGAAAAACTTCAAATGAAGGAATGGCGGGAAATTCAATAAGCCCTTCATCCAGTTCTGATTTGAAGATTGCTTATGTGAAGGTTGATTCGTTGATTGTAAATTACGACTTGGCACAAAAACTTCACGAAGAGTTTACTAAAAATCAAGAAGCATACACCAAAGAATATGCTGAGAAGCGGTCTTCATTTGAAAAACGTGCAGCCGAATTTCAGGAAAAAGTTCAACGAGGTGGTTTTTTAACCCAGGATCGTGCCGTTCAGGAACGTGACCGATTGATGAGTGAAGAACAGGAGATTCTGACTCTGGATCAGGAATTATCGGCCAAACTGCAGGAAATGCAAGCAGCAAACAACCAACAACTGATTGATAGTTTGATGAGTTACCTGGAGAAATTCAATGCAGACAAAAAATACAGTTATATTTTTAACGCCGGTGAAATTCTGATTGGCGATGAGGCACATAACATTACTAAAGAAGTGTTGACTGCCATGAATGCTATTTACAATGAGAAAAAATAA